One window of Hylemonella gracilis genomic DNA carries:
- the hyi gene encoding hydroxypyruvate isomerase gives MPQFAANLTMLFNEVPFLERFAAARAAGFTAVEYLFPYAYDKNELASLLKTNGLKQVLHNLPAGNWEAGERGIACHPNRVEEFRAGVDQAIAYATALGCPQVNCLAGKVPEGVGATQAHATFVSNLKYAAGKLHGANIRLLIEPINTHDIPGFFLNTTAQALAILDGVGSPNLYIQYDIYHAQRMEGELAATMQKHLARIAHIQLADNPGRNEPGTGEINYAFLFRHLDAIGYQGWVGCEYKPRASTTEGLGWIKALA, from the coding sequence ATGCCCCAATTCGCGGCCAACCTGACCATGCTGTTCAACGAAGTGCCGTTTCTGGAGCGCTTCGCGGCGGCCAGGGCGGCGGGCTTCACGGCGGTGGAGTACCTGTTCCCTTATGCCTACGACAAGAACGAACTGGCCAGCCTGCTCAAGACCAACGGTCTGAAGCAGGTGCTGCACAACCTGCCGGCGGGCAACTGGGAGGCCGGCGAACGCGGCATCGCCTGCCACCCGAACCGTGTGGAGGAATTCCGCGCGGGGGTGGATCAGGCCATTGCCTACGCCACGGCCCTGGGTTGCCCGCAAGTCAACTGCCTGGCCGGCAAGGTGCCCGAAGGCGTGGGCGCCACCCAGGCCCATGCCACCTTCGTGAGCAACCTGAAATACGCGGCGGGCAAGCTGCATGGCGCGAACATCAGACTGCTGATCGAGCCCATCAACACCCATGACATCCCGGGGTTCTTTCTGAACACCACGGCCCAGGCCCTGGCCATCCTCGATGGCGTGGGCAGCCCCAACCTCTACATCCAGTACGACATCTACCACGCGCAGCGCATGGAAGGTGAACTGGCCGCGACGATGCAAAAGCACCTGGCACGCATCGCCCACATCCAGCTCGCCGACAACCCGGGGCGCAACGAGCCGGGCACGGGCGAGATCAACTATGCTTTCCTCTTCCGCCACCTCGATGCCATCGGCTACCAGGGCTGGGTCGGTTGCGAGTACAAGCCACGGGCCAGCACCACCGAAGGGCTGGGCTGGATCAAGGCCTTGGCCTGA